GCCGCTGTGCGCCACAACATGACCGTGTTCTTCCACGCCGGAGCCGACGAGGTCCACGAGACGGTTCACGGGACTCCCGAGTCGTTCGTCAACATCCTCGATGCCTTCCCGGACCTGCGCGTGGTGCTCGCGCACCTGGGCGGGTACCGGGTCTGGAACCACGTCGCCGAGCTGCTCGTGGGACGTGACGTCTATCTCGACACCGCCTACACGCTGGGACATCTTCCCGACGCCGACTTCGTCGAGATCGTTCACGCGCACGGCGCCGAGAGAGTGATGTTCGGCAGTGACGGTCCGTGGACCGACGCCAAGGCCGAGATCGAGTGGCTGCGGCGGCTGCCGCTGCGCCCAGGCATCATCGACGCGATTCTCGGCGAGAACGCCGATCGGCTGCTCGCCTTGTAGCCGCGCGAGCGGCCGCAGGCGTGCGCCCCAATCGCCTGAAGAGCGCCCTTCCCCTGGCTCCACTCCAGCGTGGCGGAGTGACAAGGCATGCGAATCGCTAAGAGCGTGCGGGCGACCGGTGAAAGATTGACGCTCAAACAAGGGGTAGAGGTGAAGGATCCGACGACGACGGCCGACACGGTCGCCGATTTCTGCTACGCAGGTGCGTGGGTGACACCCGTCCCCGCGCTCGTCATCGACCACCAATCCGTCGTCTACGCCAACGCCGCCGCGCTGCGGCTTCTCGGCTACGCCGACGCCCACGACCTCGTGGGCCAGCCGCTCGACCGCGTGCTTCACGCCGACGCGCTCGTCGCCGAGATGGCCCGCCAAGAGGTCCTCGACGCTATCGGCGCGCCCCTACGTGGCGTCCCCACCAAGCTTCGCTCTCGAACCGGCGAGCCGCTTCAGGAGTTCGCCGACGTCTTCCCCCTGCACGTGCGCGACGCGCGTCTCACGCTGTTCACGTTCGCGCGCGAGCGTTGTCCAGATCGCACGTGCAAACCAGGTCCGGCTCCCGATCTCAGTCCGCACGCCCACGAGATCGCCGGGCAGATCCTCGAGGTGGCGCCCACGTGCATGCTCATCCAGGATCTCGACACCATCCTGTTCGCGAACGCGCTGACGCGCGGATACCTCGCTGCCAACGAGCGTTCGCAGATCGAAGGACGGCCTGTCCTGTCGTTCATTCATCCGGACGGCGTCATGGCCACGATCGAACGGGTCGCCTTCGTCTTTGCCACGCATCAGCAGATGCGCGACGTTCCCCTAAAGCTCAAGGCAGTGGACGGTGGAGTTGTCCACGCACGCGGCGACGCCTACCCCATCCGAGTCAACGGTCGCTGGGGTGCGCTGATCGTCGGCGAGCTTCTCCGCAGAACGGACGACGAGAGCGAGCGGCGCTAGGCCTCGGCGCGAATCACGGTCTTGCCACCGAGGTACGGCTGTAGCACCTCGGGGATGGCGACGCTTCCGTCGGCTTGCTGGTAGTTCTCGAGCACGGCCGCGAGGCACCGGCCCACCGCCAACCCGGAGCCGTTGAGCGTATGAACCAGCCGAGAACCTTTGAACTCACCGGGCGAGCGGTACTTGATGTTGGCTCGGCGGGCCTGGAAGTCCGTGCAGTTGCTGCAGCTAGAGATCTCCTTGTACGCGCCGTAGCTGGGCAGCCACACCTCGATGTCGTAGGTCTTGGCGGCGCCGAAACC
This region of Coriobacteriia bacterium genomic DNA includes:
- a CDS encoding serine--tRNA ligase produces the protein ELVKFTRPEESFDALESMLVDAERILQKLGLAYRVIVLCTGDMGFGAAKTYDIEVWLPSYGAYKEISSCSNCTDFQARRANIKYRSPGEFKGSRLVHTLNGSGLAVGRCLAAVLENYQQADGSVAIPEVLQPYLGGKTVIRAEA
- a CDS encoding PAS domain-containing protein, with the protein product MKDPTTTADTVADFCYAGAWVTPVPALVIDHQSVVYANAAALRLLGYADAHDLVGQPLDRVLHADALVAEMARQEVLDAIGAPLRGVPTKLRSRTGEPLQEFADVFPLHVRDARLTLFTFARERCPDRTCKPGPAPDLSPHAHEIAGQILEVAPTCMLIQDLDTILFANALTRGYLAANERSQIEGRPVLSFIHPDGVMATIERVAFVFATHQQMRDVPLKLKAVDGGVVHARGDAYPIRVNGRWGALIVGELLRRTDDESERR
- a CDS encoding amidohydrolase family protein, producing the protein MRIVDIHTHAWPDAVAGKAMHSLMTEGMLTPYYDGTITGLLAEAQRCGVSASVIQPVATKPAQVSSINNWAASIASEHVVPFGAMHPALEDPATEIARMASLGLRGMKLHPEHQSFTPDEPRLAPIYEAAVRHNMTVFFHAGADEVHETVHGTPESFVNILDAFPDLRVVLAHLGGYRVWNHVAELLVGRDVYLDTAYTLGHLPDADFVEIVHAHGAERVMFGSDGPWTDAKAEIEWLRRLPLRPGIIDAILGENADRLLAL